A part of Aspergillus flavus chromosome 5, complete sequence genomic DNA contains:
- a CDS encoding LIM domain protein: protein MAATMNMGFLPTIKCSNCGMNVEISAMGDHVCAPGPVSSTPPPPPPKHHSPSKSLGRSGIPPPIDPSKANRPFMRLEAVISSKGNITPFPDGQQSPPRQLLRSQTSPLPSQPDQDEIPTFPLPRSMSQKTSKHMVPLDNPYKALPIPAGDTGTTGLSIRLPLGEQAIAPPPPLPKDDVPGPLPTFHKYSYSTESKSSYRTSIASSRYDSRRSTSVSMGRPSYGSLAQQYKFLDDAPPVPSTFPSKLLRDSNATTFSEANMPHGETQHDQDQHKRHGSGNLNPSTERTSDQDAQGDRLGGLRASSHTNSDRLSSNRGSAELFFRSPTPSSNGTPSELLDLPQERSTSPADMQGIEYKAYKSPGLPHLPPPDQELGDVDEPSGAQRRNSDAVSEAAISITNFARELGLDTMDSAAESSTASSDSSPSDTRSGSSFSSIGSAISMSKRHPSDQGQLGTLVEDLQKGNGENTTMSMAGSDTLEPPRMPQHLFSPDSPTDPAISMGSVSLLHDKPMQKPTKQDQPEPPATTSPTTERPARAAPRPKGPCRGCGEMIIGKSVSSADGRLTGRYHRACFVCYDCKTPFQTADFYVLDDLPYCAQHYHQRNNSLCHTCHTGIEGQYLETIERRGHGPADRFKFHPDCLTCRTCQVALKGEYFEWNGQVYCERDARRAAALPPPPRYQRPGPGLYPPGPLPPHARQPSRGYPRPPPPGYAGRPRSPRPPGPPGPPGTPTTRLPPPSALDGPYGMTSNSGGRFPERRTTRLMMI, encoded by the exons ATGGCTGCGACCATGAATATGGGCTTCTTGCCCACCATCAAATGTTCCAACTGTGGCATGAATGTCGAGATCTCGGCAATGGGGGACCATGTCTGCGCACCTGGGCCTG TATCTTCAACACCCCCTCCGCCACCACCGAAACATCACAGTCCATCAAAAAGTTTAGGGAGATCAGGAATTCCTCCACCCATTGACCCTTCAAAAGCTA ATCGACCATTTATGCGCCTGGAAGCGGTGATCAGCAGCAAGGGCAATATTACCCCATTTCCAGACGGCCAGCAATCCCCGCCTCGCCAATTACTACGGAGCCAAACGTCTCCTCTCCCCTCTCAGCCAGATCAAGATGAGATTCCGACATTTCCCCTTCCCCGATCCATGTCACAAAAGACATCAAAGCATATGGTACCTCTGGACAATCCATACAAGGCGCTACCGATTCCGGCTGGCGATACAGGCACGACAGGCCTTAGCATTCGGTTACCTTTAGGAGAGCAAGCGATAGCACCGCCGCCACCGTTGCCCAAGGACGACGTTCCAGGGCCCCTGCCAACCTTCcataaatatagctattcCACTGAAAGTAAAAGCAGTTACCGAACTTCTATCGCAAGCTCCCGCTATGATTCCAGACGATCGACATCAGTATCGATGGGGCGGCCATCCTATGGTAGCCTTGCCCAACAGTATAAATTCCTAGACGATGCTCCCCCAGTACCGTCTACATTCCCCAGCAAGTTGCTACGGGATTCAAATGCGACTACGTTCTCTGAAGCAAATATGCCCCACGGCGAGACCCAACACGACCAGGATCAGCATAAGCGCCATGGCAGTGGTAATCTCAATCCGTCTACCGAGCGCACCAGCGACCAGGATGCCCAGGGGGATCGGCTGGGTGGTCTCCGTGCTTCATCCCATACCAACTCGGACCGTCTAAGCAGTAACCGCGGGTCCGCTgaacttttttttagaaGTCCTACCCCGAGTTCCAATGGTACGCCATCGGAACTCCTCGACCTCCCCCAGGAGCGGTCAACCTCCCCTGCAGACATGCAGGGTATTGAATACAAAGCTTACAAGAGTCCGGGcctccctcatcttccaccCCCCGACCAGGAGCTTGGCGACGTCGATGAACCCTCTGGAGCACAGAGGAGGAATTCGGATGCTGTCAGCGAAGCTGCTATTTCAATCACTAACTTTGCCCGCGAGTTGGGCTTAGACACTATGGACAGTGCGGCGGAGAGCTCGACAGCTTCCTCGGATTCATCGCCGAGTGATACGCGAAGcggttcttctttctccagcaTCGGATCAGCTATCAGTATGTCCAAGCGTCACCCGTCCGATCAAGGCCAACTAGGTACCTTAGTGGAGGACCTACAAAAAGGAAATGGCGAAAATACAACGATGTCAATGGCAGGGTCGGACACTCTCGAGCCTCCCCGGATGCCGCAACATCTTTTCAGTCCAGACTCCCCAACCGATCCCGCTATCAGTATGGGAAGTGTGTCCCTTCTTCATGATAAGCCCATGCAAAAACCGACAAAGCAGGACCAGCCGGAGCCCCCTGCAACAACTAGCCCTACCACTGAACGACCTGCCCGTGCAGCCCCCCGCCCAAAGGGCCCTTGCCGCGGCTGTGGCGAGATGATCATCGGTAAATCTGTCTCGTCCGCGGATGGCCGGCTTACGGGCCGGTATCACCGGGCCTGCTTTGTATGCTATGATTGCAAAACTCCTTTCCAAACCGCCGACTTTTACGTCTTGGATGACCTTCCATATTGCGCCCAGCACTATCACCAGCGCAACAACTCTCTGTGCCATACATGCCACACTGGGATCGAGGGACAGTATCTGGAGACAATCGAACGACGGGGTCACGGGCCGGCCGATCGTTTCAAGTTCCATCCTGACTGTCTCACTTGCCGCACCTGCCAAGTTGCGCTGAAGGGGGAATACTTTGAATGGAATGGTCAAGTGTATTGTGAGCGTGACGCCCGCCGCGCCGCGGCTTTACCACCACCCCCTCGCTACCAGCGTCCAGGCCCGGGATTATACCCGCCCGGACCGCTACCCCCCCATGCGCGTCAACCCTCGCGGGGCTATCCCCGTCCTCCACCTCCCGGATATGCAGGACGCCCCAGATCACCACGTCCACCTGGCCCACCTGGCCCACCTGGAACCCCAACTACCCGTCTCCCGCCACCAAGCGCACTCGACGGACCGTACGGAATGACCTCGAATAGTGGCGGGCGATTCCCAGAGCGGAGAACTACCAGATTAATGATGATATGA
- a CDS encoding arylsulfatase precursor, which translates to MALWTMIDSRPTLSRSTTLVTLTTLALWLLHLPKKRLNLAYRRRDADPPLYHCLSSSIIGLKISQLTAFPVTINYTPYISRQNVDLFYPSALIVPVSQDFLRETLSAFLLILTMQSCGVIAQDALLRGVCFAEVVREGAGKDINMVSISELFKSVLVSVTMKVMFGIWLLWGLATAAKQPNILFILTDDQGKLIGGLDHMPKLQENLIQKGATYPKHYCSVALCCPSRANLWTGRMPHNTNITDVGLPYGGYPKVVSAGWNDNYLPIWMQEAGYDTYYVGKLWNSHTEENYNNPYAKGFNGSDFLLDPWTYRYYNAKMTRNGETPVSYAGQYSTDVIKNKSLGFLDEALANPDRPWMLTIAPNAPHSNGSQDAVTGATWFGEPEYAPRHAQLFKDYKIPRDESFNKIIDGAVGWVADLPTLTEEEINYIDEFQRCRLRALQAVDEMIGELFEKLDKAGVLNNTYIFFSTDNGYHIGQHAMQPGKNCGYETDINIPLFIRGPGIPQNQTIDVVTSHTDLAPTFLSIAGTTRDGLDGKKIPTTIDAGNADNKSEHVAIEYWGIAVPEGIYGYKSDNDSQPGNSYKNNTYKGLRLVSDDYSLYYSVWCTNDKEFYNLKDDPLQTTNLASNISAHQSYTIANRHLGQIIPRLDALMMVLKSCNGDSCREPWRQLHPKGYVNNLADALDSGFDEFYANQPKVSFSECSLGYHIYAEGPQEFNIYGSGSTAKRSEGEYVSVKRWGFFDGWL; encoded by the exons ATGGCTCTATGGACCATGATCGACTCCCGCCCTACTCTATCTAGATCAACAACCCTAGTCACCCTCACCACACTTGCGCTATGGCTTCTCCATCTACCGAAGAAACGGCTAAATCTAGCATATCGAAGACGTGATGCGGACCCACCATTATACCATTGCTTGTCCTCTAGCATCATCGGCCTCAAAATTTCGCAATTGACCGCGTTCCCCGTAACCATCAACTACACCCCGTACATCTCTCGGCAAAACGTAGATCTTTTCTATCCTTCCGCATTGATCGTCCCCGTCAGTCAAGATTTTCTCCGTGAAACGCTGTCTGCCTTCC TGTTGATTCTTACGATGCAATCCTGTGGGGTTATTGCACAAGATGCGCTACTCCGAGGAGTATGCTTTGCGGAAGTGGTGCGCGAGGGCGCT GGCAAAGACATAAATATGGTCAGTATCTCGGAGCTTTT CAAATCAGTCTTGGTATCAGTCACGATGAAGGTTATGTTCGGAATATGGCTGCTTTGGGGCCTTGCGACGGCCGCCAAACAGCCTAATATCTTGTTTATCCTTACGGATGATCAGGGCAAACTCATCGGTGGACTGGACCACATGCCTAAGCTGCAG GAAAACCTCATCCAAAAAGGAGCAACCTACCCCAAACACTATTGCTCCGTAGCCCTATGTTGCCCATCCAGAGCCAACCTCTGGACAGGTCGCATGCCAcacaacaccaacatcacAGACGTCGGTCTACCATACGGTGGATACCCCAAGGTAGTCAGCGCAGGCTGGAACGACAACTACCTACCGATCTGGATGCAAGAAGCCGGCTACGATACATACTACGTCGGCAAGCTCTGGAATTCACATACAGAAGAAAACTACAACAACCCTTACGCGAAGGGATTCAATGGTTCCGACTTCCTCCTCGACCCATGGACCTACCGGTATTACAACGCTAAAATGACCCGTAACGGGGAGACACCCGTTAGCTACGCTGGCCAATACTCGACCGATGTGATCAAGAACAAGTCATTGGGCTTTTTGGATGAAGCGTTAGCGAACCCGGATCGCCCGTGGATGCTTACTATTGCGCCGAACGCGCCGCACTCGAATGGATCCCAGGATGCAGTGACGGGTGCGACTTGGTTTGGTGAGCCTGAATATGCGCCGCGCCATGCGCAGCTCTTTAAGGATTATAAGATTCCCCGTGATGAGAGTTTCAATAAGATCATTGATGGGGCTGTCGGGTGGGTTGCTGACTTGCCAACGCTCACCGAGGAGGAAATTAACTATATCGATGAGTTCCAGCGGTGTCGGTTACGGGCGCTTCAGGCTGTTGATGAGATGATTGGTGAGCTTTTCGAGAAGCTTGATAAGGCTGGTGTGCTTAACAATACgtatatcttcttttctacGGATAATGGGTACCATATTGGTCAGCATGCTATGCAGCCTGGGAAGAATTGTGGATATG AAACGGATATCAACATTCCTTTATTCATTCGCGGTCCTGGCATTCCTCAGAATCAAACAATTGATGTCGTCACTAGCCACACTGATCTTGCGCCTACTTTCCTCTCCATTGCGGGCACGACGAGAGATGGCctggatggaaagaagatcCCGACTACCATCGATGCGGGTAACGCAGATAATAAGTCGGAGCATGTAGCAATCGAGTACTGGGGAATT GCTGTTCCCGAAGGTATCTACGGCTACAAAAGCGACAATGACAGCCAGCCAGGCAATAGCTATAAAAACAACACGTACAAGGGCCTACGGCTCGTCTCAGACGACTATAGTCTTTACTATTCAGTCTGGTGCACTAACGACAAAGAATTCTACAATCTAAAG GACGATCCCCTTCAAACGACCAACTTGGCTTCGAACATTAGCGCCCATCAATCCTATACCATCGCCAACCGTCACCTCGGCCAGATCATTCCCCGCCTTGATGCACTAATGATGGTTCTCAAATCGTGCAATGGAGATTCCTGCCGCGAGCCATGGCGGCAGCTTCACCCGAAGGGCTACGTGAATAACTTAGCCGATGCACTGGACTCAGGGTTTGATGAATTCTATGCGAACCAGCCGAAGGTGTCATTCTCGGAATGTAGCCTTGGGTATCATATTTATGCAGAGGGGCCACAGGAATTCAATATTTATGGAAGTGGGTCAACCGCGAAGAGGAGTGAAGGGGAGTATGTGTCGGTAAAGCGATGGGGATTCTTTGATGGGTGGCTATGA